The Pseudoalteromonas sp. N1230-9 genome segment GTCGGCTTAAGTGACTTTGATGACTTACTAGCAGGTGATAACCCAACAGACGTTGATGCAGAGAGCGGTGGTTATTCTGCCAAGCTTGATTTAGCAAGAGCATATATTGAAATTGACGATTTTGATTCAGCTTTACAGGCTATTGAAGATGTCATCAACAACGGCCCAGATGAAGTGCAAGCAGAGGCACAGTCGCTAAAGGCGAAGCTTAACGGGTAAGGTCATTTTAGACTAGAAAACCGAGCTATTTGAAGTGACCCCCACTAGTTGGATAATCCAATTACTGGGGGTCTTTTTATGTCCTAAAATCACCGTGCTTCATATGGTGAAAAAATTGACTCTTGCCTAGTTCATCACTTGCTTCTTACAGTACACAATCTAATTATCATTAATAAATAATGCAGCTAACTTGTTAAAATTAAAAAGTGAGCGCTATTTTTGGGTTTTATGTAATTGGAAATTTGGCTTAGTGTTATGACGTAAGCTTGGTATTCATTTAATGACACATACCGACAGGTAAGCAGAATGAAAAAACAAGTAGGAAGTTGTATTAAGGAAGAGGAATGAAATACCTAATAACTCTCATATTATCTCTGTCGATGAATAAGGCAAAAATTCGAACAATCAAATTCAATTTCATTCATCGAATCTGATTGTTCGAGTTAGCGTCATTCAGCGAATGCTTAATTATTTCCTATCTTCTAAACGGCGAGCTTTGAAGTCAGAATCAGCTTTCCACTTTGGCCAATCACCGTTATTGGCAAGCTTGGCAGCAATATCAACAATGAGTTCAATATCTTGCTCAACGCCACCCATTGACCATTGTGGCGAATAGTCATCTGCTTCTTTATGGTATTTATGAGCAATGTAGTCTGGGTCGGTATCACCTAGGCTCATAAACAACAAGCTAGGCACACCTTGTTTAGCTAAAGAGAAGTGGTCTGAGCGGAAAAACAGGCCGTTTTGAGGACGAGGGTCCATTTTAACGTGGCGGCCTTGTGCTTTGGCTGCATCAGCTAGGTAGTCTTCCATTTCAGACATGCCTTTTCCATATTGTAAAATGTAATCAACGCCATCAAGCACATTCATGCCATCAATGTTTAGTAGTGCCACCATGTGTTTTGTAGGCACAATCTCACCGGTAGCAAATTGCTCAGAGCCAATTAAGCCAGTTTCTTCTGCGGTGAAGTTGGCGAAGATAATAGAGCGTTTAAATGGTTTTTTCTTGTGCATTTCACTAAGAATGCGAGCAATTTCAACTGTCGCTGCGCTCCCAGATGCATTATCAACAGCACCATTGTAAATCTTCAGCCCATCATCAGTTTGCTTGGTACCAAAATGATCCCAATGTGCACCAATGACAATGTACTCATCAGGGGTTTCACTACCAGTAAGCGTTGCAACCACATTATGAGATTTTGCTTGTGAAATATCACTTTTAAGCGTCAGTTCGGCCTTAGCTTTTAAATCAACTGGTCGAAAGTCTGCTTTTAATGCGTTGGCTTTTTCAGTTTGATAATCAAAACCTGCTTGCGCGAATATTTCATTGGCAGCTTGTTCATCAATCCAACCCATAACAGGGATGTCTGAGGCATTGTTAGCTTGGTCAATTAAGGTATATTTACTGCCCGTGTTAGAGCTTTCTACAACGCCCCAAGGGTAAGCAGCAGGGGCTGTTTCGTGGACGATGAAAACAGCTTTGGCACCCTGACGTGCGCCTTCTTCGTATTTGTAAGTCCAACGACCGTAATAGGTCATCGCATTACCAGTGAATAGCGTCTCATCTTGAGTAGCAAAACCTGGATCATTAACAAGTACTATGATTGTTTTGTCTTTGACATCAATATCGGCAAAGTCATTCCAATTATATTCAGGTGCATTAATACCGTAGCCAACAAACACAACATCAGAACCATCAATATTAATTTCTGGATTAATTTGTTGAGTGCGAGCAGTAAAGTCACTGCCTGCATTGAAACTTAGATCACCGACTTTCAATGTCATGTTTTGATCAGGCGTGAGTTTCGCCATAGTAACAGGTTGCAAAAACTCGCCTTTGTAGCTGCCTGTTAGGCCAAGTTTTTTATATTCATTTGCTAGGTAGTTAATTGTTAGTGTTTCGCCTTCCGTTAGCGGTCCACGACCTAAAAATTCATCAGAAGCAAGTGTTTTAATATGTGAGCGTATATTATCAATGCTCACAGTTTCATTGTTTATTACGCTTTCACTAGTATTTGATGCAGGCTCTGAGCAGCCCGCTAAACCAACTGCAAAGGCTAGGCTTGCGTATTTTAAGTAGGTTATCATTATTTTTTCTGGTTTGTTGAACAGAGTCTCACTATATTGGTAGGAAGTGAGACTGTCTAGAAAGACGCTTTCAATAACTAATTATTCAAGATGAAAGGATAGTCATGCACTTCGCATCCTTTCAATTTTACCACCATGCTTTATCGATAACAGAATCTTGAATTCTGAATATCTCACCAACTAGCGGTGTGCTGAGCGAAACTTGCTCTTGTGCGGCTTTTTTTGCAACGCGCCTTAGTGGGTCATACCATGCATGAAAGGCTAAGTCGAAAGTACCATTGTGAACAGGCACCATCACATCGCCTTTGAGGTCTAAATGGGCTTGTACAGACTGCTCGGGTGTCATGTGAATATCAGCCCAATCTTTATCATAGGCACCTGTTTCTATAAAAGTAATATCAAATGGTCCATAGCGGTCGCCAATTTCTTTAAAACCTGCAAAGTAACCCGAATCTCCACTGAAGTAAAAGCGCTTATTGTTGACCTTAATTGCCCATGAACCCCATAGTGTTTTGTTGCCATCAGTTAAACCACGGCCAGAGAAGTGCTGTGTTGGTGTAAAAATAATTTGGCTATTTGCCGTATTTTGCTCTTGCCACCAATCAAAACTATGCACTTTTTGTTCATCAACGCCCCATTTTTTAAGGTCGTTTTCGACACCAAGCGGCACATAAAAAGACGCCGTTTTATCGACTAGTTGTTTAATTGCCGCTTTATCTAAGTGGTCATAATGGTTGTGTGAAATAAACACTTTCGCGATGTTTGGTAACTCTTCAATGCTGATCGGTGTTGGCTGAAAGCGTTTTGGACCCATGAATGTAAAAGGCGAAGCGCGCTCTGAAAACACCGGATCAAATAGCCAGTATTCGCCATACACTTTCGCTAAAATAGATGAATGACCTAACTTTACAAAATGCACTGTGTCATTTGATAAACGCTCAAGTTGTGCATTAGAAACAGAGTGCATTGGAAGCTCGCCTTTAGGCTCAGCATCAATTTTCTTTTCAGTAATGAATCGTTTGAAGATACCTAGTGTTTTCTTAAAGCTAGGTCTTTCAACTTGAGCGCTATTGTGAAACTTGCCGTCTGTTAATTGTGCTGAGTGGCTGTTGTTACTCACACCTTCAGCAACTAATTGATTATTCATAATAAACACTCCCATCACGATGCATAGAGCGGCGATTGCTAGCCATTTAAGAAATTTCATATTGTCACCACAAGTAAACTACACAGTGTAGTTTTTCATGGTTTACATTAAAAGTAAACTATATAGTGCAATTTTTGTTTTTGCGTTACACTAGCTAGGTAATCGGAGGGGTCGATGAAATTATCACAAAGAAAGCGATTAGATATTTTAAATGCTGCAGAAACTCTTTTCTTTCAGCAAGGGTTTGAGCATACCAGTATGGATCAGGTAGCGAGTTTAGCAGGGGTTTCGAAGCGAACGGTTTACAACCACTTTGAGAATAAGGATGTGTTGTTTCAGGCTATTTTAGTCTTTATGTTTGAAAAGGTACGTAAAGATAATGCTGTGCTTTTTAATAGCGATAAACCCGTCAATGAGCAGCTTACACAAATAGCTGAACAAGAAGTTGCTTTATTAACGTCTAAGGAGTTTTTAAAAGTAGCAAAAGTTGCTTTTATGCAGATGTTACAGCAGCCTGACTTGGCCAAATCACTTGCTAACAATAGTATGGGATGTATGCAAGATTTAGTGGCGTTTTTAGAACAAGCTACGCTCGCTCAGAAATTACAAGTTGAAGATGCAGAGTTTGCAGCTAAACAGTTTGTCTACCAATTAAAGTCATTAATTTTTTATCCGTTACTTTATGGTTTTGAGCAACAAGACAGTAAAGCTAACGCAGAGATTATTAGGCAAACGGTTAAAATGTTTTTAGCCCGATACCAAGTTTAAGGACTGCAAATGAAAACAGGGATTGTCGTACTCGGCGCACCTAATGAGGCGGATGGCAGCTTATCGGTAATTGCAAAAAGTCGTTGTGATAAAGCATTCGAGGTGTATTTAAATAACCCAGGTAGCTATATTTTATGTACTGGGGGTTACGGTAGTTTTAATCTCAGTGCTCACCCACATGGTTATTTAACGCAACGATATTTAATGAGCTTAGGTGTTGCTGAAAAAGTTTTTTTAGATAATGCACCCAGCCGGTTTACGTTAGAAGATGCGACACTTGCAAAACCTATTTTAGAAGCAGCGGGCATTCAAAAGTTAATTTTAGTCAGTTCAGAATTTCACATTGAACGTGTTGGGTATGTTTTTAAGCACGTGTTTCCCTCTATGATTTTGCAGAGTGTGTCGGCTATAACGCCCATCTCTGAAGCTGAACTTGTGAAACTATACGCTCATGAGCAGTTTGCAATGCTCAGAGAAGAAGAGAATATTAATCAACTAAAAAGCCGCGAATTATAAAATATCGCGGCCTTTTTTAGTTTTATATACTGGCGTATTATTTTACTTCTTTACCAGCTGCTTGTTGGTCAGCATGATAGCTTGAGCGAACAAACGGGCCGCAGGCAGCATGCGTAAAGCCAATCTCATCTGCATAGTCTTTTAAAGCATCAAACTCTGCTGGTGGCACGTAACGCTTTACTGCTAGATGGTGTTTAGACGGTTGCAGGTATTGACCTACAGTTAGCATATCAACGTTATTTTCGCGAAGGTCGCGTAGCACTTCTTCAATCTCGCTAATTTCTTCACCTAAACCTACCATCAAGCCAGACTTTGTTTTCACATTAGGGTGTGCTTCTTTAAAACGGCGTAATAGCTCAAGCGACCATTTATAGTCAGCTCCTGGACGAGCTAGCTTGTATAAACGTGGTGCAGTCTCGAGGTTATGGTTGAATACATCAGGTGGTGTTTCAATTAAGATATCAAGAGCACGGTCCATACGGCCACGGAAATCAGGCACAAGGATTTCAATCGTGATCTTAGGGTTATGCTTACGAATCTCGCGAATACAATCAGCAAAGTGTTGTGCACCACCGTCGCGTAAATCATCGCGATCAACCGATGTGATTACAACGTAGCTTAGCTTCATATCTTTGATAGTCAGTGCCAGTTTCTCTGGCTCTGCTGCATCAGGCTTTAATGGACGGCCGTGTGCAACATCACAGAATGGACAGCGACGTGTACAAATTGCACCTAGAATCATAAAGGTCGCAGTACCGTGGTTGAAACATTCAGATAGGTTAGGGCACGATGCTTCTTCACATACTGAGTGTAAACCATGCTTACGCATAGCTTGTTTAATGCCATCAATACGTTCGGTTGATTTTGGTAAGCGAATTTTTAGCCATTCTGGCTTACGCAACATCTCGTTTTTTTCAGTTGGTAAAACTTTAACTGGGATCAGCGCCATTTTCTCTGCATCACGCAGTTTTACGCCTGGTTCCATTTTGACTGGTTTATTCATTCGTTTTCAAACCCTTCAGTGTGCTTAACCACAGTAGCATTAAGCTTTTTAATCATGTGTTTTACAAGCCCTGCACCTGCTTGCTCGAGGTTTTGTGGGCCATGTAAGTCGGTTGTTTGCACCATGTTCATACCTGCATAGCCGCATGGATTGATCCGTAAAAAAGGCGCTAAATCCATGTTTACATTCAGTGCTAAACCGTGGAAAGAGCAGCCGCGACGAACGCGAAGGCCAAGTGAGGCCACTTTACTATCGTTTACGTAGACACCCGGTGCATCGGCTTTGGCGTAAGCATCAATATCATAATCTTTAAGCGTATCTATAATACACTCTTCTAACCAAGTGACGAGTTCACGCACACCAATATTTAAACGACGTAAATTAAACAGCACGTACATCATTTGTTGGCCTGGACCGTGATAGGTAACTTGGCCACCACGATCCACTTGAATAACTTCAATATCACCCGTGTTTAGCAAGTGTTCTGCTTTACCTGCTTGGCCTTGTGTAAATACAGGTTCGTGTTCTACTAACCAGATTTCATCCGCGGTATGTTCATCACGAGTATCAGTAAAAGATTGCATTTTTTGCCAAATAGGCATGTAACGCTGACGACCTAACTGACGAACGATTAATTCTCTTTCGCTCACGACTTACTCCGTAATCAGCCTATAGCATATGACGTACGTCATCGATGTTGCTGATCACGTTATAGATTTCTTCAATGTGCTCTTTGCTTGTGACCGTTGCAACAAGCGTTACTGATTCGTAATTACCTTTGCTGCTTGGCTTTACTTTAGGTGCGTAATCACCTGGTGCAATAGGTTGCAGCTTTTCTAAGACTTGATCTGTCAAGTTTACATTTGCTAAGCCCATGATTTTAAATGTAAATGGGCAAGGGAAGTCTAAATACTCATCAAACTTAGTATTTTTAACAGGTTGAACCACGACGGTGACTCCTCAAACAGTGAGTGTGCTTAATAGAGATTTTCTCGGCCATTTCTTGGCGTTAAGCAAACTAGGTTATGACGCACTCGACCCAGCGCGACTGATATGGGGCGCATTCTATCATTTTTCAGGCAAAAAAAAACGCCTTGCGATGCAAGGCGTTTATAATCTTTTATTCGTTATTACATTATTTGTAAACGTAGGTAATCATAAATTTTGCTAAAGAAGCTACCTTCTGCTACTTCCTCTAGTGTAACTAGTGGATATTGCGCGATTTCTTCACCTTCAAGCTGTAAAAATAAAGTACCTACTTTTGTCCCTTTTTCAAGCGGTGCTTCTAAGGTTTTATCAAGCTCAAAGTTTGCTTTTAAATTTTTACGTTGACCACGAGGGATCGTAATCGGTGTATCTTCTAAAATACCCAAAGATACATTTTCTTTGTTACCCATCCAAATACGTTGCTCAGCGAAGCTATCGCCAGCTTTGTACGGTGTAATTGTTTCGAAAAAGCGAAAACCGTAGTTAAGTAATTTTTTACTTTCAACTTTACGTGCGCGCTCACTTTCTGCGCCCATAATGACAGCAATTAAACGCATATCGTCTTTAGTCGCAGAGCTCACTAAGCTATAACCCGCTTCTGATGTGTGGCCAGTTTTGATGCCATCAACATTCATGCTCTCATCCCATAACAATGAGTTACGGTTATATTGTTTAATGCCATTATAAGTGAATGATTTTTTAGCATACACTTCGTATTCATCAGGTACGTCACGAATAAGTGCAGCGCCCAGTGTCGCCATATCGCGTGGAGTTGTGAAATGCTCAGTTGTATCTAAACCATGGCTGTTGATAAAGTGGCTGTTAGTCATACCTAATTTTTCAGCATGAGCATTCATTAAATCAGCAAATGCACTTTCACTACCAGCAATATGCTCGGCCATTGCTACACAGGCATCGTTACCAGATTGAATGATGATGCCATGGTTAAGATCGTCAACACTGATCTGTTTACCAACTTCGATAAACATTTTTGATGATTCAGGGAAATTCTTTGCCCACGCTTTTTCACTTACAGTAACCATATCTGTAGGTGATATGTTACCTGCTTTAATTTCAGTACCAATTACATAACTGGTCATCATTTTGGTTAAACTTGCAGGCGCCAATTTGGTATCGGCTTCGCCTTCTGCGATCACTTTACCGGTGGTGAAATCAACCAAGAAGTAACCTTTCGCATTAACTTGAGGTGGGGCAGGGATGATTTGGGCTGTTGCAGAGAAAACGCTAGCAGTGCAAACAAGGCCACAAACGCCACTTAAGATTTTATATTTTATAGATTTCATCATACTCATTAATGGTTAAAGTTAAACATGTCGCGTTAACCTATTCTAAAGGTCTTACTCACTGTAAAGCAAGAACGCGTTCTGAAATTGGTTTTGTTTTAATTTGTTCAAGACAGTTTGTGCTTCCGCAGCATCTTTGATTGGACCGAGTCGCAAACGATAAATTCCGTCTTTTTCAACAATATTTGTTGGTACATGGTATTGCTGACGCAATTGAAACGCGAGAGCTTCGACGTTAGCAAGTGTACTGCCTGCAGCAACCTGTATGTAACTTAGACGTGGGGCAGAATCGGCAAGTGTAATTGCTTCAACCTTAACACGCGCTGTACCTTTTGTGTAATAGCCTAGCTTGTAAGCGGCTGAATAGGACAGGTCAATTAACCTGTCATCATGAAAAGGGCCGCGATCATTTACTCGTACGATTACCGATTTACCATTATCTAGATTAGTCACACGAGCAAAACTGGGTAAAGGCAGCGTTTTATGAGCGGCAGACATAGCAAACATATCGTATATTTCGCCGTTAGAGGTGTGGTAATTATGAAATTTTCGCCCGTACCACGACGCTATACCTTCCTCAGAATAACCGGTTTCATCAAGCATAGGTGTGTAGCGTTTACCTAGTACTTCATAAGGACGACCAGCACTTGCACTTTTCACTACAGGTGTGACGACGGCATCTTGCATTTCAAGCTCTGTAGGCTTACGCAGCGGAGCAGCATCATGTTCCATTGCATACCTGCCTCGTTGTGAAGAAGAGCTACATGCTGTTAGCAACACACACATTAAAACAATAAATAGAAGGTTCACGCGGTTTATCATTATTTTAAAAGCATCCTTTTATCGGTAGCGATGGACATAATAATACCAAATCCGGCCATCAGGGTTACCATCGATGTGCCACCGTAACTAATTAATGGTAAGGGAACACCCACTACAGGGAGTAAACCCGATACCATGCCAATATTTACAAATACATAAACAAAAAAGGTTAACGTGAGCGCTCCCGCTAGAAGTTTACCAAATGCATCTTGGGCATTAACAGCAATGTAGAGTCCGCGACCTATGATAAATAGGTACATGCAAAGCAGTAAGCAAACACCAAAAAGACCAAACTCTTCACTGAGTACTGAAAAGATAAAGTCAGTGTGTCTTTCTGGTAAAAACTCGAGTTGTGATTGTGTACCTTGCAGCCAACCTTTTCCTTCTATACCACCAGAACCAATGGCTATTTTTGACTGAATTATGTGGTAGCCAGAACCAAGAGGGTCACTTTCAGGATCTAAAAACGTGAGCACCCGTTGGCGTTGGTAGTCGTGCATTCCGTAATGCCAAAATGGCCATGCAGCGAGCGCGATGGTTGCACTAAAAAAACCAATCAAGCGCCAACTTAAACCAGACAAAAACAACACAAAGATGCCAGAACTGGCAATTAAAATCGAGGTACCTAAGTCAGGTTGCTCTTTTATTAAGACGGTTGGTACCATCACGATCGCAAAACCAATAATTAGGTGGATGACTCTCGGTGGTAAGTGGTTACGCCCGATATACCATGCAACCATCATAGGAACGGCTATTTTCATTAATTCAGACGGTTGAAATCGAGTTACCCCCAAATCAAGCCAACGCTGAGCACCTTTTGAGCTAACGCCGAATAGCAAAACACCAACCAGCATCAGAAGCCCCACACAATAAAGGGGTATAACCATGCTTTTTAATGTATTAGGTGAAAATTGAGCAAGAATAAACATACCTAGCACTGCACCAAACATACGGGTTGCATGACGAATCATCATCGCCGAGTCTTGGCCACTGGCGCTGTATACGATAGCAAGACTCGCCACCATCATAGCCATAAGGGCTATAAGAAGTGGTAAATCGAGGTGAAGGCGCTGCCAAATAGAGCGTTTTTTATTTAATGGGATCATGGCGCGTCACTTTGAGCTGTTTGAATTGGGTTAGCCGAAAAATAGTAATCCATTAACTGGCGGGCGATTGGCGCACCAACGGTACTACCACCACCAGTATTTTCTACGACCACAGAAACAACAATTTGTGGGTCATTATAGGGTGCAAAACCAATATAAATCGCGTTATCACGTTGGCGCTCTTTTAATGACTTAGCGTCATAACGCTCACCTTGTGCAATACTGACAACTTGTGCGGTTCCCGTTTTGCCAGCAGGGTCATAAGTCGCCCCTTTAAATGCTTTATGGGCTGTCCCTGTTACTTTATGTACGGTGTTGTGCATCGCATCAAGTGCAATTTGCCAGTGATGTGGATCTTTAAGTACCACAGGTGGCTTTTCATCATTATTGATTTGCGTTACTTCGTTTTCTTTTTTGGCTACTTGAACAAGATGAGGAGGGTGGTCCAAACCACGGTTCACCAAAATGTTAGTTGCATTGGCTATTTGCATCGGA includes the following:
- a CDS encoding M28 family metallopeptidase; translated protein: MITYLKYASLAFAVGLAGCSEPASNTSESVINNETVSIDNIRSHIKTLASDEFLGRGPLTEGETLTINYLANEYKKLGLTGSYKGEFLQPVTMAKLTPDQNMTLKVGDLSFNAGSDFTARTQQINPEINIDGSDVVFVGYGINAPEYNWNDFADIDVKDKTIIVLVNDPGFATQDETLFTGNAMTYYGRWTYKYEEGARQGAKAVFIVHETAPAAYPWGVVESSNTGSKYTLIDQANNASDIPVMGWIDEQAANEIFAQAGFDYQTEKANALKADFRPVDLKAKAELTLKSDISQAKSHNVVATLTGSETPDEYIVIGAHWDHFGTKQTDDGLKIYNGAVDNASGSAATVEIARILSEMHKKKPFKRSIIFANFTAEETGLIGSEQFATGEIVPTKHMVALLNIDGMNVLDGVDYILQYGKGMSEMEDYLADAAKAQGRHVKMDPRPQNGLFFRSDHFSLAKQGVPSLLFMSLGDTDPDYIAHKYHKEADDYSPQWSMGGVEQDIELIVDIAAKLANNGDWPKWKADSDFKARRLEDRK
- a CDS encoding MBL fold metallo-hydrolase — translated: MKFLKWLAIAALCIVMGVFIMNNQLVAEGVSNNSHSAQLTDGKFHNSAQVERPSFKKTLGIFKRFITEKKIDAEPKGELPMHSVSNAQLERLSNDTVHFVKLGHSSILAKVYGEYWLFDPVFSERASPFTFMGPKRFQPTPISIEELPNIAKVFISHNHYDHLDKAAIKQLVDKTASFYVPLGVENDLKKWGVDEQKVHSFDWWQEQNTANSQIIFTPTQHFSGRGLTDGNKTLWGSWAIKVNNKRFYFSGDSGYFAGFKEIGDRYGPFDITFIETGAYDKDWADIHMTPEQSVQAHLDLKGDVMVPVHNGTFDLAFHAWYDPLRRVAKKAAQEQVSLSTPLVGEIFRIQDSVIDKAWW
- a CDS encoding TetR/AcrR family transcriptional regulator produces the protein MKLSQRKRLDILNAAETLFFQQGFEHTSMDQVASLAGVSKRTVYNHFENKDVLFQAILVFMFEKVRKDNAVLFNSDKPVNEQLTQIAEQEVALLTSKEFLKVAKVAFMQMLQQPDLAKSLANNSMGCMQDLVAFLEQATLAQKLQVEDAEFAAKQFVYQLKSLIFYPLLYGFEQQDSKANAEIIRQTVKMFLARYQV
- a CDS encoding YdcF family protein; the encoded protein is MKTGIVVLGAPNEADGSLSVIAKSRCDKAFEVYLNNPGSYILCTGGYGSFNLSAHPHGYLTQRYLMSLGVAEKVFLDNAPSRFTLEDATLAKPILEAAGIQKLILVSSEFHIERVGYVFKHVFPSMILQSVSAITPISEAELVKLYAHEQFAMLREEENINQLKSREL
- the lipA gene encoding lipoyl synthase; the protein is MNKPVKMEPGVKLRDAEKMALIPVKVLPTEKNEMLRKPEWLKIRLPKSTERIDGIKQAMRKHGLHSVCEEASCPNLSECFNHGTATFMILGAICTRRCPFCDVAHGRPLKPDAAEPEKLALTIKDMKLSYVVITSVDRDDLRDGGAQHFADCIREIRKHNPKITIEILVPDFRGRMDRALDILIETPPDVFNHNLETAPRLYKLARPGADYKWSLELLRRFKEAHPNVKTKSGLMVGLGEEISEIEEVLRDLRENNVDMLTVGQYLQPSKHHLAVKRYVPPAEFDALKDYADEIGFTHAACGPFVRSSYHADQQAAGKEVK
- the lipB gene encoding lipoyl(octanoyl) transferase LipB, coding for MSERELIVRQLGRQRYMPIWQKMQSFTDTRDEHTADEIWLVEHEPVFTQGQAGKAEHLLNTGDIEVIQVDRGGQVTYHGPGQQMMYVLFNLRRLNIGVRELVTWLEECIIDTLKDYDIDAYAKADAPGVYVNDSKVASLGLRVRRGCSFHGLALNVNMDLAPFLRINPCGYAGMNMVQTTDLHGPQNLEQAGAGLVKHMIKKLNATVVKHTEGFENE
- the ybeD gene encoding DUF493 family protein YbeD — encoded protein: MVQPVKNTKFDEYLDFPCPFTFKIMGLANVNLTDQVLEKLQPIAPGDYAPKVKPSSKGNYESVTLVATVTSKEHIEEIYNVISNIDDVRHML
- a CDS encoding serine hydrolase, yielding MKSIKYKILSGVCGLVCTASVFSATAQIIPAPPQVNAKGYFLVDFTTGKVIAEGEADTKLAPASLTKMMTSYVIGTEIKAGNISPTDMVTVSEKAWAKNFPESSKMFIEVGKQISVDDLNHGIIIQSGNDACVAMAEHIAGSESAFADLMNAHAEKLGMTNSHFINSHGLDTTEHFTTPRDMATLGAALIRDVPDEYEVYAKKSFTYNGIKQYNRNSLLWDESMNVDGIKTGHTSEAGYSLVSSATKDDMRLIAVIMGAESERARKVESKKLLNYGFRFFETITPYKAGDSFAEQRIWMGNKENVSLGILEDTPITIPRGQRKNLKANFELDKTLEAPLEKGTKVGTLFLQLEGEEIAQYPLVTLEEVAEGSFFSKIYDYLRLQIM
- a CDS encoding septal ring lytic transglycosylase RlpA family protein, coding for MINRVNLLFIVLMCVLLTACSSSSQRGRYAMEHDAAPLRKPTELEMQDAVVTPVVKSASAGRPYEVLGKRYTPMLDETGYSEEGIASWYGRKFHNYHTSNGEIYDMFAMSAAHKTLPLPSFARVTNLDNGKSVIVRVNDRGPFHDDRLIDLSYSAAYKLGYYTKGTARVKVEAITLADSAPRLSYIQVAAGSTLANVEALAFQLRQQYHVPTNIVEKDGIYRLRLGPIKDAAEAQTVLNKLKQNQFQNAFLLYSE
- the rodA gene encoding rod shape-determining protein RodA; this encodes MIPLNKKRSIWQRLHLDLPLLIALMAMMVASLAIVYSASGQDSAMMIRHATRMFGAVLGMFILAQFSPNTLKSMVIPLYCVGLLMLVGVLLFGVSSKGAQRWLDLGVTRFQPSELMKIAVPMMVAWYIGRNHLPPRVIHLIIGFAIVMVPTVLIKEQPDLGTSILIASSGIFVLFLSGLSWRLIGFFSATIALAAWPFWHYGMHDYQRQRVLTFLDPESDPLGSGYHIIQSKIAIGSGGIEGKGWLQGTQSQLEFLPERHTDFIFSVLSEEFGLFGVCLLLCMYLFIIGRGLYIAVNAQDAFGKLLAGALTLTFFVYVFVNIGMVSGLLPVVGVPLPLISYGGTSMVTLMAGFGIIMSIATDKRMLLK